In Paenibacillus hexagrammi, the following are encoded in one genomic region:
- a CDS encoding pilus assembly protein N-terminal domain-containing protein — MGDTTENGKAVTYDVYMTVTSVNTDAANEGTGFTVTGKDDNAAFTTAPIIGDNVKQNFTITPDKFDIFNDGFTINTNNTIGKAEVKFELRKTVGDGTPSVIRTITKTFEGLNAAKADLTYSVSQPGEAYAFLDNAENFGALGTALTANYGGAKVAKEITVSAKDSAGDEVAIPNQVQRATTGDPNVAKAVIGDGVHGDAGKAYVMGNEAGTTDVTVLYETLKGELKSVNTSVTVKNEMPAVASITANGDKTIADGSDISIDSIMDLAVKDQFGDEFKDGNQVTYNAILGLTYAVEDVVGEGNITIDQDNGTISIDSTVKGFTLKVVAPNGKTASTAVTVS, encoded by the coding sequence GTGGGTGATACAACTGAAAACGGCAAAGCAGTAACGTATGATGTGTACATGACGGTGACATCGGTAAACACGGATGCAGCGAATGAAGGAACAGGCTTTACCGTAACAGGTAAAGACGACAACGCCGCGTTTACAACGGCTCCGATTATTGGAGATAACGTGAAACAAAATTTCACGATTACACCGGATAAGTTCGATATCTTTAACGACGGCTTTACGATCAACACCAACAACACCATCGGGAAAGCAGAAGTGAAGTTTGAGCTTCGCAAAACCGTAGGAGACGGCACACCGTCGGTGATTAGAACGATCACGAAGACATTTGAAGGTTTGAACGCAGCCAAAGCAGACCTGACGTATAGCGTGAGCCAACCGGGAGAAGCATATGCGTTCCTGGATAACGCAGAGAACTTCGGCGCACTGGGCACAGCGTTAACAGCGAACTATGGCGGAGCGAAGGTAGCGAAAGAAATTACGGTATCTGCAAAAGACTCCGCAGGTGATGAAGTGGCTATTCCGAACCAAGTACAGCGGGCAACAACAGGCGACCCTAACGTAGCCAAAGCAGTCATTGGTGACGGTGTGCATGGAGATGCAGGCAAAGCCTATGTGATGGGTAATGAGGCAGGCACAACGGATGTAACGGTACTCTACGAAACGCTGAAGGGCGAACTGAAATCAGTGAACACGAGCGTAACCGTGAAAAACGAAATGCCAGCGGTAGCCTCGATCACAGCCAATGGTGACAAAACGATTGCAGACGGCAGTGACATCAGCATTGACTCGATCATGGATCTAGCTGTAAAAGACCAGTTTGGAGACGAGTTTAAAGATGGCAACCAAGTCACATATAACGCGATTCTAGGTCTAACGTATGCGGTAGAAGATGTGGTAGGCGAAGGTAACATCACGATCGACCAAGACAACGGAACGATCAGCATCGATTCCACAGTTAAAGGCTTTACGCTGAAAGTCGTAGCACCGAACGGCAAAACAGCTTCCACAGCAGTAACGGTAAGCTAA